The following coding sequences lie in one Trichoderma breve strain T069 chromosome 1, whole genome shotgun sequence genomic window:
- a CDS encoding major intrinsic protein domain-containing protein encodes MESLQEKTHPAGDESPPAARISTASDQRPATSKMDLAAFDGSFAPGVRPGAVRLTPWYRRRDYFVGQWVDISVWKSAVVEFVATTCLVFLSGQITATLESYQTPQVGGYIGISNIILIATFIYATAPASGGHLNPMITFSAVLTGLCSVPRGILYMCAQTLGGALAGGILLGVWGPKRATSLQGGGCWYDPSQANPGQIYLNEVFASFVLLFLSFGVGLDPRQAALFGPRMGPLLVGASLGLVSFATSGIIPGYAGAQMNPSRCLAFGIARQDMTCECAIETFPVVPN; translated from the exons AGCTGCTCGGATCTCCACGGCTTCGGACCAGAGACCTGCGACGTCGAAAATGGATCTTGCCGCGTTCGATGGATCATTCGCTCCGGGTGTGCGGCCCGGCGCCGTGCGGTTGACTCCGTGGTATCGCAGAAGAGACTATTTCGTGGGCCAATGGGTTGATATATCTGTGTGGAAGTCTGCT GTTGTCGAGTTCGTTGCGACTACGTGCCTCGTCTTTCTCTCGGGCCAGATTACTGCTACCCTGGAAAGCTACCAGACGCCGCAAGTTGGCGGATATATCGGCATTTCCAACATCATTCTGATAGCGACGTTTATTTACGCGACGGCTCCTGCTTCGGGAGGACATCTGAATCCAATGATTACGTTTTCGGCAGTTTTGACTGGTCTCTGTTCCGTGCCTCGAG GCATTCTTTACATGTGTGCTCAAACTCTAGGAGGTGCCCTCGCAGGTGGAATTCTCTTGGGTGTCTGGGGTCCTAAAAGAGCCACGAG cttGCAAGGTGGCGGTTGTTGGTACGACCCATCCCAGGCAAACCCCGGTCAAATCTACCTCAACGAAGTCTTCGCGTCATTTGTCCTACTATTTCTGTCCTTTGGTGTCGGTCTCGATCCTCGACAAGCAGCTCTGTTCGGCCCCCGAATGGGTCCTCTCCTGGTTGGCGCATCATTGGGTCTAGTTTCTTTTGCCACGAGCGGAATCATTCCTGGCTATGCTGGAGCGCAGATGAACCCGTCGAGATGCCTGGCCTTTGGAATCGCAAGGCAAGATATGACATGTGAGTGTGCCATCGAAACCTTCCCGGTGGTGCCGAACTAG
- a CDS encoding fungal hydrophobin domain-containing protein produces MKLLTITALFVAGALAVPASSYPPPPPPDYGDGGDNGGYSPVPSSSGDGYGYVPPTPTPPLPPPPPSYDDGGDYEPPTDGDGDSSDGGDDGDDSDDSGDDSDGERSGSNICPNVLYGVAQCCDTVVAGLLGLGCDNPHQEPHSMQDLKSICKEEGQKGACCTVKLLGLAVLCEG; encoded by the exons ATGAAGCTCCTTACCATCACAGCGCTCTTCGTCGCCGGCGCCCTTGCCGTGCCCGCGAGCTCCTAcccgcctccgcctcctcctgaCTACGGCGACGGAGGTGACAACGGAGGCTACTCTCCTGttcccagcagcagcggagaCGGCTACGGCTACGTGCCCCCTACTCCTAccccccctcttccccctcctccccccaGCTACGACGATGGAGGCGATTATGAACCTCCCACCGACGGGGATGGCGATTCTTCTGACGGtggggatgatggcgatgatagcGACGATAGTGGCGATGATAGCGACGGAGAACGCAGTGGTTCCAACATTTGCCCTAATGTTCTTTATGGTGTTGCTCAGTGCTGCGATACAGTTGTGGCAGGCCTTCTTGGTCTAGGCTGTGACAATC CCCACCAGGAACCTCACAGCATGCAAGATCTTAAAAGCATTTGcaaggaagaaggccaaaAGGGTGCATGTTGCACTGTCAAATTG CTCGGCCTGGCCGTTCTCTGCGAAGGTTGA
- a CDS encoding heterokaryon incompatibility protein (HET) domain-containing protein has protein sequence MCTGMDPSHYCLGDASKEIRLFDLVSANEQEPAQGRIRRAIIGDAPPFAAVSHVWGDKSRDRSIRLESDSSALIRLLSLRYGWLKGSRLPLWVDMICINQMDVAEKALQIPLMREIYSQASSVIIWINEKDNRIGQAFRYLRHLIANKTTTETADIWPLFDPDGWEGLKYLLDCSWFHRRWVLQEFAVSKDAAFLCGSDVMSIDDLFSGIDMAASVLIARPRKFKILHPAHTGSLRPAPALRELRKHYAEPDYHVYSLLGLCSSEEVAGNPIRYDLEPEEVYKTFVATHARLYNNLEFLGLCTAAQRDSVCSGSMDKSVSRLFAGPSWVPNWHSERLQRCLGLNDYGTNLKFFNASDRVPMAALFRHNELEVSGVRLDRILSIGRFCRLERRHELTDPNSRLFQEYFDFWTRVAAAERIMPYRDKKHLAETIARTLSLLGIYLNPMPLLADIPDMFCRWCRGSNLGRQLTEYGLKPKNATNLEGERVFMGMRRLTAWEPFITESGYIGLARGNSRVGDEIWLVGGCSVPLLLSPQTGDSVGFKVNGEVFFDGFMFGEAMRMDEFGDTSVQQITLV, from the exons ATGTGTACCGGAATGGACCCGAGCCATTATTGCCTAGGGGACGCTTCAAAAGAAATCCGACTGTTCGACCTTGTTTCCGCAAATGAACAAGAACCTGCGCAAGGACGCATCCGCCGCGCGATAATTGGTGATGCGCCTCCGTTTGCGGCTGTGTCCCACGTCTGGGGCGACAAGAGCCGCGATCGAAGCATCCGTCTTGAATCAG ACTCGTCGGCCTTGATTCGACTACTCTCCCTCAGATATGGTTGGTTGAAAGGGTCAAGGCTGCCTTTGTGGGTTGACATGATTTGCATCAACCAGATGGATGTGGCTGAAAAGGCGTTGCAAATTCCCCTCATGCGGGAAATTTATTCTCAAGCCAGTTCAGTTATCATTTGGATCAACGAGAAAGACAATCGAATTGGCCAAGCTTTTCGCTATCTTCGCCACCTCATTGCAAATAAAACGACGACCGAGACTGCAGACATATGGCCGCTCTTTGATCCCGATGGATGGGAAGGCCTGAAGTATCTTCTGGACTGCAGTTGGTTTCATCGGCGATGGGTCCTCCAAGAGTTTGCGGTGTCAAAAGATGCCGCTTTTCTTTGCGGCTCAGACGTAATGTCAATCGACGATCTGTTCAGTGGCATCGATATGGCCGCAAGTGTACTGATAGCACGGCCTAGGAAGTTCAAGATACTCCATCCTGCACACACGGGGTCGCTGAGGCCGGCACCTGCTTTGAGGGAACTAAGGAAGCATTATGCCGAGCCCGATTATCAT GTTTATTCCTTGCTCGGTCTGTGCAGCTCTGAAGAGGTTGCTGGCAACCCAATCCGATATGATCTCGAGCCGGAAGAGGTGTACAAGACTTTTGTTGCAACTCATGCGCGACTGTATAACAACTTGGAGTTTCTTGGGCTTTGTACAGCGGCTCAACGTGATTCTGTGTGCTCAGGCTCGATGGATAAGTCGGTATCTCGCCTATTTGCTGGTCCCTCGTGGGTGCCTAACTGGCATTCAGAACGTCTTCAGCGCTGCTTGGGGCTGAATGATTATGGTACTAACCTCAAGTTTTTCAACGCTTCGGACAGGGTCCCCATGGCTGCGCTATTTCGACACAACGAGTTGGAAGTTTCGGGTGTTCGGCTTGATCGAATCTTGAGTATCGGCCGCTTCTGTCGTCTCGAGCGACGCCACGAGTTGACAGATCCTAATTCCAGACTGTTTCAAGAGTATTTCGATTTCTGGACGAGGGTAGCCGCGGCTGAAAGAATCATGCCATATAGAGACAAAAAGCATCTGGCCGAGACCATTGCCCGTACTCTGAGTCTTCTCGGCATATACCTGAACCCAATGCCTCTGTTAGCGGACATTCCAGACATGTTCTGTCGATGGTGTAGGGGCTCGAATTTGGGCAGACAGCTAACAGAATATGGACTCAAGCCCAAGAATGCTACCAACCTAGAGGGAGAAAGGGTCTTTATGGGGATGAGGCGTCTGACGGCCTGGGAGCCGTTCATCACTGAAAGCGGCTACATTGGCCTTGCTCGAGGGAACAGCCGTGTGGGTGACGAGATTTGGCTGGTTGGTGGTTGCAGCGTGCCTCTGCTCTTGTCTCCGCAGACAGGGGATTCGGTCGGCTTTAAGGTCAATGGCGAAGTCTTTTTCGACGGCTTCATGTTTGGAGAGGCAATGAGGATGGACGAGTTTGGGGATACTTCTGTGCAACAGATCACTTTAGTATGA
- a CDS encoding clr5 domain-containing protein, which translates to MSYPLVTFTQGASNDAWERLREVISNIWLHEARNLSELVHTLRDRYAFVSTEKMCRSRLKAWGLSTYKKSKGKTTQTASSNPPRKRKSRPMMGTLAPVLQQPDVYRVPMIFINLVDQLILALFQNAKPWSTHLHLIRPKVSAMVGFVRGNYVQVSAKHACNYESWSLCQDLWTQPYGHCITWS; encoded by the exons ATGTCTTATCCATTGGTAACGTTCACCCAGGGTGCATCGAATGATGCGTGGGAACGATTAAGGGAAGTTATTTCGAATATCTGGCTACATGAAGCGCGGAATCTGTCGGAATTGGTACATACCCTCCGTGACAGATATGCATTTGTCTCTAC TGAGAAAATGTGCAGATCTCGACTTAAAGCATGGGGTCTATCCACTTACAAGAAGAGTAAGGGCAAGACAACCCAGACAGCTTCCAGCAATCCTCCCAGAAAGCGAAAGAGCAGACCCATGATGGGCACACTGGCACCAGTGCTTCAACAACCCGATGTTTACAGAGTACCCATGATCTTTATCAACTTGGTCGACCAGCTGATTCTCGCACTGTTTCAAAATGCTAAGCCATGGTCCACTCATCTGCATTTGATCCGGCCAAAGGTATCAGCCATGGT GGGCTTTGTACGAGGAAATTACGTACAAGTCTCCGCGAAGCACGCTTGCAACTACGAAAGTTGGTCCCTTTGCCAAGATCTCTGGACGCAGCCATACGGCCACTGCATTACTTGGTCATGA
- a CDS encoding 50S ribosome-binding GTPase domain-containing protein has product MTIQVSPSSMEMNAAAVDRGSHPTPSASPLDYQLISSAASQFDLEPEIGPEDESTSPNKEPVDKNSQHWYKTMCRHLSDANGAVSGAVLSFVKKNLENTKLILVLGQAGTGKSTILEELTGQKLTTAGTLKSGTRTYQVCPALIDDGQYLFIDTAGFGAADIDDIENFKDIMACLYSLGLMMTPTGVMFVFGKAGSRFMKHDLKTVRWIECLCGPEFFRNITIITSMWDKHTERDFPDECRKIDELVSWPDIAQILKPSRKYDGGIMYHHGLPGGKLKGAQYASVMFMGEHDDERKAAIRQLIRDRYAKCKPVKLQVMKDARNRASWRDSEAAKVLLADQSKIEIKITADHAIVCEKNSTMVWIPKDKSRETGETKKSQKRNDAGWWEALPRWYEVIRSVSEFFAEIRKMRNELYQQKPPAWSLWGYLKNWTQRWSR; this is encoded by the exons ATGACCATTCAAgtttctccctcttccatGGAGATGAACGCAGCCGCTGTCGATAGGGGTTCTCATCCCACCCCGTCAGCTTCACCACTTGATTATCAGTTGATTTCAAGCGCAGCTAGCCAATTCGATTTGGAGCCTGAAATTGGACCAGAGGACGAGAGCACCAGCCCCAACAAGGAACCTGTCGATAAGAATTCCCAGCACTGGTACAAAACTATGTGCCGTCATTTATCCGATGCCAATGGTGCAGTGTCTGGAGCGGTCTTGTCAtttgtgaagaagaa CCTCGAGAACACGAAATTGATATTGGTCCTTGGCCAGGCTGGTACTGGGAAGTCAACCATCTTGGAAGAACTGACAGGCCAAAAACTCACAACGGCCGGAACACTGAAATCAG GTACCCGTACATACCAAGTCTGCCCGGCCCTCATTGATGATGGGCAATATCTCTTCATCGACACGGCTGGGTTTGGTGCAGCTGATATCGACGATATCGAAAATTTTAAAGATATCATGGCCTGTCTCTACAGTCTGGGCTTGATGATGACCCCCACCGGTGTGATGTTTGTCTTTGGAAAAGCCGGATCCAGATTCATGAAGCATGATCTCAAAACAGTACGTTGGATAGAATGCCTTTGCGGTCCCGAATTCTTCAgaaacatcaccatcatcacgtCGATGTGGGATAAGCACACAGAACGCGATTTCCCAGACGAGTGCAGGAAAATCGACGAACTTGTTAGTTGGCCAGATATCGCACAGATTCTGAAACCGTCCCGCAAATATGATGGCGGGATCATGTACCATCACGGCCTACCTGGTGGGAAACTCAAAGGTGCTCAATACGCGTCTGTGATGTTTATGGGCGAGCACGACGATGAGAGAAAGGCTGCAATAAGACAACTGATCCGGGACCGATACGCGAAATGCAAGCCAGTCAAACTCCAGGTGATGAAAGACGCAAGAAACCGTGCTTCATGGAGGGATAGTGAGGCTGCCAAAGTCCTCTTGGCAGATCAATCCAAAATCGAGATCAAAATAACTGCTGATCACGCTATTGTGTGCGAGAAAAATTCTACCATGGTCTGGATACCGAAAGACAAGTCGAGAGAAACGGGCGAGACAAAGAAATCGCAAAAGCGCAATGACGCAGGTTGGTGGGAAGCACTTCCTCGCTGGTATGAGGTAATTCGAAGTGTTTCGGAGTTCTTTGCCGAGATTCGAAAAATGAGAAACGAGCTTTACCAACAGAAGCCACCGGCTTGGAGTTTATGGGGATATCTCAAGAACTGGACGCAACGCTGGTCCCGCTAG
- a CDS encoding carboxylesterase family domain-containing protein, with protein sequence MRQVLLGSFVLSAALTANAAPTNTGSSCLPVVDLGYELHQALSYNSTNQLYTFQNIRYAQPPVGDLRFRAPAQPKTNRTAIQTGSELRFCPQGVPVWQGDAYGPIGEYSNPANPFSLQIWETSIQDGQPPPVDWNKGASEDCLFLDVHVTKKTLQKAGEKACGDGGSPVLVWIHGGGFVLGSKTGTPNPGYDPVGLFQHAATNSDDGLVFVALNYRLGAVGFLGGPDVEKDGNLNAGLLDQKFALQWIQDNIHLFGGSKDKVTIMGESAGGGSAIAQSPATIPTMQVAADSYSQFLSYLNVSSLEEARAADSQAVIAANAAQIGAAPTTTYIFGPVVDGKYITGSPTKMIKEGTFDKSVKVLAGHNMFEGAFFFDPNITTDAEFKTWTNRSFAGLTSKDVNTLVTSLYPPQFDGSLGYVDQDTRQMKLWSEAVIDCNYYWIGHAVQKTGYAYEFGVSPGFHIQDLQYTFNDPSTPAPWPKAQDALQEAIITFVQGGVPEFNNHKAFPHLGAHSTIVNITAQGPVQATSKVNATRCDFWANVYQ encoded by the exons aTGCGTCAAGTCTTGCTTGGCAGCTTTGTTCTGTCGGCTGCTCTTACAGCCAACGCGGCTCCAACCAACACCGGTTCCAGTTGTCTCCCTGTCGTAGACTTGGGATAT GAACTCCATCAAGCTCTATCCTACAACAGCACCAACCAACTGTACACGTTCCAAAACATTCGATACGCTCAGCCTCCCGTTGGAGACCTTCGATTTCGCGCTCCAGCTCAGCCTAAAACCAATCGAACGGCCATCCAAACGGGATCTGAGTTGCGATTCTGTCCTCAGGGTGTTCCAGTTTGGCAGGGCGACGCATATGGTCCAATTGGAGAATATTCAAACCCTGCCAACCCCTTTAGCCTGCAAATCTGGGAAACGAGCATTCAAGATGGCCAGCCACCACCAGTTGATTGGAATAAGGGTGCCAGCGAAGATTGTCTCTTTCTTGACGTCCATGTGACCAAGAAGACGCTGCAAAAGGCTGGGGAGAAGGCATGTGGAGACGGAGGATCCCCTGTCCTTGTCTGG ATTCACGGAGGTGGCTTCGTCCTCGGATCCAAGACAGGAACACCCAACCCTGGCTACGACCCAGTCGGCCTTTTCCAGCACGCTGCCACAAACTCCGATgacggcctcgtcttcgtcgctcTCAACTATCGTCTAGGCGCTGTTGGATTCCTAGGCGGCCCTGATGTCGAGAAGGATGGTAATCTCAACGCTGGTCTCCTCGACCAAAAGTTTGCTCTGCAATGGATTCAGGACAACATCCACTTGTTTGGAggctccaaagacaaagttACCATCATGGGAGAATCTGCCGGTGGTGGTTCA GCTATCGCGCAAAGCCCGGCCACTATCCCTACTATGCAGGTTGCAGCGGATAGCTATAGCCAGTTTCTGTCTTATCTCAACGTCAGCAGCTTGGAAGAGGCTCGCGCTGCGGATTCGCAAGCGGTTATTGCTGCCAATGCTGCACAGATCGGAGCGGCTCCCACCACGACATACATCTTTGGACCTGTCGTTGATGGCAAATACATCACTGGTTCTCCTACCAAGATGATCAAAGAGGGAACGTTTGACAAGTCAGTCAAGGTGTTGGCCGGCCACAACATGTTTGAGGGTGCATTCTTCTTTGATCCTAACATCACTACTGATGCTGAGTTCAAGACTTGGACTAACCGGTCATTTGCTGGACTTACGAGCAAGGACGTGAACACGCTTGTTACTTCGCTGTATCCTCCGCAGTTTGATGGTTCTCTGGGCTATGTTGACCAAGACACTCGACAGATGAAGCTGTGGAGTGAGGCTGTGATTGATTGCAATTATTATTGGATTGGACATGCCGTCCAAAAAACCGGATATGCTT ACGAGTTTGGTGTTTCTCCAGGCTTCCACATCCAAGATCTCCAGTATACTTTCAACGATCCTTCCACCCCTGCTCCATGGCCCAAGGCTCAGGATGCTCTCCAGGAAGCAATCATCACTTTTGTCCAGGGTGGTGTTCCCGAGTTTAACAACCACAAGGCCTTTCCCCATCTTGGAGCCCACAGCACCATTGTGAATATCACTGCTCAGGGACCTGTTCAGGCGACGAGCAAGGTTAATGCAACTCGATGCGACTTTTGGGCAAACGTCTATCAGTAA